Proteins encoded in a region of the uncultured Paludibaculum sp. genome:
- a CDS encoding PDZ domain-containing protein, producing MNKTHIVFTYAGDLWKVARTGGEATRLTTAAGFESNAVIAPDGQTVAFSGQYDGNTDIFLVSINGGVPKRLTWHPGVDIPLDFSADGKRILFRSNRSTALVANHFYTMSVDGGAADLQPLPMGDMAAYSPDGKRLAYTPLAPAFASWKRYAGGRTSPIWLADVADSKIEKVPRDNSNDYYPMWSGDKVYFLSDRFGPMTLCVYDTKSRKVTEAIKNSGYDYKSASRGPDAIVLEHFGAIELYDLKNGKVTPVNVTLNGDLPEVRPYYAKAAATIESATLSPTGARAVFGSRGEILTAPAEKGDIRNITNTTGAAERYPAWSPDGQSIAYFSDESGEYQLHVAPQNGRGEVKKYDIGWKSFFYEPIWSPDGKKILFRDANVTTCFIDLETKKVTKVDSDYYDVPDRDDMAPRWSPDSKWIVYNKLQRNFLRAVHVYSLDAGKNTQVSDGLSDQRHAAFDANGRYIYFTASTNTGLSTGWLDMSSIDRISNRSVYVAVLRKEDPSPLAPESDEEKVGAAKKDDAKKDDAKNDEPKKDDAKKDEKVEVRVDFDGISQRILALPIPARRYSILAAGKTGILFLMEDPPVPPSEGPLTRTVHKFDLKTRKTDQFLAGISGFDLSFNGEKVLYSKPEHKWFIAATAAAPKPDDGALKLDQMEVRVEPRAEWAQIYNEVWRIERDFFYDPNLHGVNLADYKAKYQKFLPGIAHREDLNYLFRDMLGELSVGHLYVGGGENQNQPKNVPGGLLGADYTVENGRYKFSKVFNGENWNPSLRAPLTAPGVNVKAGDFLLAVNGREVKATDDVYSFFEATSGKSVVLRVGPNANGDGSREVTVVPTGNETGLRYMDLIEGNRRKVEQLSGGRLGYVHLPNTSNQGYTNFNRWFFSQVGKEGMVLDERFNGGGYVADYIIDYLRRPLLNFFTTRAGHEFTTPMNGIYGPKAMIVNEYAGSGGDAMPWMFHKLKIGPLIGKRTWGGLVGIFGFPPLVDGGGVTAPNLAFYNTEKQWDVENHGVTPDIEVEYDPALVRQGRDPQLEKAVEVLMESLKNSPLPRYEKPEYPNYHKAR from the coding sequence ATGAACAAGACACACATTGTCTTTACCTACGCCGGCGATCTGTGGAAAGTGGCCCGGACAGGCGGCGAGGCCACACGCCTCACCACGGCCGCCGGGTTCGAATCCAATGCCGTGATTGCCCCCGACGGACAAACCGTCGCCTTCTCCGGCCAGTACGACGGCAACACCGACATCTTTCTGGTGTCGATCAACGGCGGAGTGCCGAAGCGCCTCACTTGGCACCCCGGCGTCGACATCCCCCTCGACTTCAGCGCCGACGGCAAACGGATCCTGTTCCGCTCCAACCGGTCCACCGCCCTGGTCGCCAATCACTTCTACACGATGAGCGTCGACGGTGGCGCGGCCGACCTGCAGCCCCTGCCCATGGGCGACATGGCCGCTTACTCCCCTGACGGCAAGCGCCTCGCCTATACCCCGCTCGCGCCCGCGTTCGCCTCCTGGAAGCGCTACGCCGGCGGCCGCACCAGCCCCATCTGGTTGGCTGATGTCGCCGATTCGAAGATCGAGAAGGTCCCGCGCGACAACTCCAACGACTACTACCCCATGTGGTCCGGAGACAAGGTCTATTTCCTCTCTGACCGGTTCGGCCCCATGACACTCTGTGTCTACGACACCAAGTCCCGGAAGGTGACCGAGGCCATCAAGAACTCAGGCTACGACTACAAAAGCGCCTCCCGAGGCCCCGACGCCATCGTCCTTGAGCACTTCGGCGCCATCGAACTCTACGACCTCAAGAACGGCAAAGTCACGCCCGTGAATGTCACGCTCAATGGCGACCTGCCGGAAGTCCGCCCCTACTATGCCAAAGCAGCCGCGACCATCGAGTCCGCCACTCTTTCGCCGACCGGCGCCCGCGCCGTGTTCGGTTCCCGGGGCGAAATCCTCACCGCCCCCGCCGAGAAGGGCGACATTCGAAACATCACGAACACAACCGGCGCGGCCGAGCGCTACCCGGCCTGGTCGCCGGACGGGCAAAGCATCGCCTACTTCTCCGATGAGAGTGGCGAATATCAGCTCCACGTCGCCCCGCAGAACGGCCGCGGCGAGGTGAAGAAGTACGACATCGGCTGGAAGTCGTTCTTCTATGAACCCATCTGGTCGCCGGACGGCAAGAAGATTCTGTTCCGCGACGCCAACGTCACCACTTGCTTCATCGATCTCGAAACAAAGAAGGTGACGAAAGTCGACAGTGACTACTACGACGTCCCCGACCGCGACGATATGGCGCCGCGCTGGTCACCGGACTCCAAGTGGATCGTTTACAATAAGTTGCAGCGCAACTTCCTGCGCGCCGTGCATGTCTACTCGCTCGACGCCGGCAAGAACACCCAGGTCTCCGACGGGCTCAGCGATCAGCGTCACGCGGCGTTCGACGCGAACGGCCGTTACATCTACTTCACGGCCAGCACCAACACGGGCCTCTCCACCGGTTGGCTCGACATGTCCTCTATCGACCGCATCTCCAACCGCAGCGTCTACGTCGCGGTTCTGCGCAAAGAGGACCCGTCTCCCCTCGCTCCAGAAAGCGATGAGGAAAAGGTGGGCGCCGCGAAGAAGGATGACGCGAAAAAGGATGATGCAAAGAACGACGAACCCAAAAAGGACGACGCCAAGAAAGATGAGAAGGTCGAGGTGCGCGTCGACTTCGACGGCATCTCCCAGCGCATCCTGGCTCTCCCCATCCCGGCCCGCCGCTACTCCATACTGGCTGCGGGCAAGACCGGCATCCTGTTCCTCATGGAGGATCCCCCGGTGCCGCCGTCGGAAGGCCCCCTCACCCGGACGGTTCACAAATTCGACCTCAAGACACGCAAGACCGATCAGTTCCTCGCCGGCATCTCCGGCTTCGACCTGAGCTTCAATGGCGAGAAAGTCCTCTACTCGAAACCGGAGCACAAGTGGTTCATCGCCGCCACCGCCGCCGCGCCCAAACCGGATGACGGAGCCCTCAAACTCGACCAGATGGAGGTGCGCGTCGAACCGCGGGCCGAATGGGCCCAGATCTACAACGAGGTCTGGCGCATCGAACGCGACTTCTTCTACGACCCCAACCTTCACGGCGTCAACCTGGCCGACTATAAGGCCAAGTACCAGAAGTTCCTGCCCGGCATCGCCCACCGCGAAGACCTCAACTACCTCTTTCGCGACATGTTGGGCGAGTTGTCCGTCGGACACCTCTACGTCGGCGGCGGTGAGAATCAGAACCAACCCAAGAACGTCCCCGGCGGCCTGCTTGGCGCCGACTACACCGTGGAAAACGGCCGCTACAAGTTCTCCAAGGTCTTCAATGGTGAGAACTGGAACCCAAGCCTACGCGCGCCCCTCACGGCGCCCGGAGTCAACGTCAAAGCCGGTGACTTTCTGCTGGCGGTCAATGGCCGGGAAGTGAAAGCCACCGACGACGTCTACAGCTTCTTCGAGGCCACCTCCGGAAAGAGCGTGGTGCTGAGAGTCGGACCCAATGCCAACGGTGACGGCAGCCGCGAAGTCACCGTCGTTCCCACTGGCAACGAGACCGGCCTCCGTTACATGGACCTAATCGAAGGGAACCGCCGCAAGGTCGAACAGCTCTCGGGCGGGCGCCTGGGCTATGTCCACTTGCCCAACACCTCAAACCAGGGCTATACGAACTTCAACCGCTGGTTCTTCTCGCAAGTCGGCAAGGAAGGCATGGTGCTGGACGAGCGCTTCAACGGCGGCGGCTACGTGGCCGACTACATCATCGACTACCTGCGCCGGCCTCTCCTGAATTTCTTTACCACCCGAGCCGGCCACGAGTTCACCACCCCCATGAACGGCATCTACGGCCCGAAAGCCATGATCGTCAATGAATACGCTGGATCCGGCGGCGACGCCATGCCCTGGATGTTCCACAAGTTGAAGATCGGCCCCCTCATCGGCAAACGAACCTGGGGCGGCCTGGTGGGCATCTTCGGCTTCCCGCCACTCGTGGACGGCGGCGGCGTCACCGCGCCCAACCTCGCCTTCTACAACACCGAAAAGCAGTGGGATGTCGAGAACCACGGCGTCACGCCCGACATCGAAGTGGAGTATGATCCCGCGCTCGTACGTCAGGGCCGCGACCCTCAACTCGAGAAAGCCGTCGAGGTGCTGATGGAGTCCCTCAAGAACAGTCCGCTGCCCCGCTACGAGAAACCGGAGTACCCCAACTACCACAAAGCGCGGTAG
- a CDS encoding M15 family metallopeptidase produces MNSVLVWVALLQAASFFRIEPVRPVAELRAQALRLQPPAETGDFLPTDLAELTALDVSIHLDIRYAGTRNFLGTPVYTQARAFLQRPAAGALVRAHRRLKEQGYGILVHDGYRPWWVTWVFWEATPAAQHDFVADPQKGSRHNRGCAADITLYDLKSGAAVEMPSLYDEMSERAYPDYPGGTAEQRRLRGLLRDAMEREGFQVYEYEWWHFDYKDWRRYRVANLNFEAIPRTAR; encoded by the coding sequence ATGAACAGTGTGTTGGTCTGGGTTGCGCTGCTGCAGGCGGCTTCGTTTTTCCGAATTGAGCCCGTGCGGCCGGTGGCGGAGTTGAGGGCGCAGGCGCTGCGGCTGCAGCCTCCAGCGGAGACCGGCGATTTCCTGCCGACGGATCTGGCGGAGCTTACGGCGCTCGATGTGAGTATTCACCTGGACATCCGGTATGCCGGTACGCGGAACTTTCTGGGGACGCCGGTCTATACGCAGGCCCGGGCGTTCCTACAGCGGCCGGCGGCTGGGGCTTTGGTGCGGGCCCACCGGCGCCTGAAGGAGCAGGGCTACGGGATTCTGGTACACGACGGGTATCGTCCGTGGTGGGTGACCTGGGTTTTCTGGGAAGCGACGCCGGCCGCGCAGCATGATTTTGTGGCCGATCCACAGAAGGGCTCGCGTCACAATCGCGGGTGCGCGGCGGATATCACGCTATACGACCTGAAGTCGGGGGCGGCAGTGGAGATGCCCAGCTTGTATGACGAGATGTCGGAACGGGCCTACCCGGACTATCCCGGCGGCACCGCGGAGCAGCGCCGGTTGCGGGGCTTGCTGCGCGACGCCATGGAGCGGGAGGGTTTCCAGGTGTACGAGTACGAATGGTGGCACTTCGACTACAAGGATTGGCGGCGGTACCGCGTGGCGAACCTCAACTTCGAGGCGATTCCGCGGACGGCACGCTGA
- the malQ gene encoding 4-alpha-glucanotransferase, whose translation MPSSSADNIRLLCQEFGIDTEYWDIWGHHHVVEPASLLSILGSFGLDVSSPDSLAESARLRAVRVGSRPLDPVAVLTVVEAKPGVPLRVPSEYLADGQVAMALYWEDGWAERRDFQISSLDTGTSDGLLLPLPAPLRLGYHDLEIVIKAPERPDLRSTQRIIVAPEKAWLPEQLKHGGRAAGLAVSLFGLRSERNWGAGDFTDLANLTDWVARALGAGFVALNPLHAIHNRQPYNTSPYLPLSAFHRNYLYIDVEVVDDFKLCPTALAVFQGPVFQKELAAVRAAEFVEYERVARLKLGLLRLLFRRFLREEWSRNTTRAQVFRKWIAERGDLLDRFATYCALDESLHKQNRDLWIWPDWPEPYRNPESPEVRNYAQTHWRRILFHKYLQWQIDLQLDAVQTRTRRLGMPIGLYHDVALATDRCGCDLWAYRDFFVTGARVGSPPDDFAPEGQDWAFPPPNSETHRENGYRLFVESIRRNARHGGALRIDHVMRFFRLFWIPDGANAAHGTYVNEHWQDLLRILALESVRGRFLIVGEDLGTVPPCLREAMDQFSMLRYKLFYFEKGNDGLPLPPRQYPRSALVSSTTHDLPTIAGFWAGRDIEARRTAGVLNDQELYERQKSERREEKHRMIEALVRDGFLPGNFPREAADWPELTGELHNAVIGYLVTTPSRLMLLNQEDLTKELDQQNLPGTTWQYPNWRRKTIFSVEDLAGSKRAGDYALMFRSWLERTGRISVPSAESPRS comes from the coding sequence ATGCCTTCCTCCTCCGCGGACAACATCCGTCTCCTTTGCCAGGAGTTTGGAATCGATACGGAATACTGGGATATCTGGGGGCACCACCACGTGGTCGAACCTGCCTCGCTCCTGTCGATCCTCGGCTCCTTTGGGCTTGACGTCAGTTCACCAGACAGCCTGGCTGAATCGGCCCGGCTGCGCGCGGTCCGCGTCGGCAGCCGCCCATTGGATCCGGTCGCCGTATTGACTGTCGTCGAAGCCAAACCCGGCGTCCCCCTGCGCGTCCCCTCGGAGTACCTCGCCGACGGGCAGGTCGCCATGGCTCTTTACTGGGAAGACGGTTGGGCCGAACGGCGTGACTTCCAGATATCGTCGCTGGATACCGGCACCAGCGACGGCCTCCTACTCCCTCTGCCCGCCCCGCTCCGCCTGGGCTATCACGACCTCGAGATCGTCATCAAGGCCCCCGAACGCCCGGACCTCCGGTCCACCCAGCGCATCATCGTCGCCCCCGAAAAAGCCTGGCTCCCCGAACAACTGAAACACGGCGGACGCGCCGCGGGTCTCGCCGTCAGCCTTTTCGGGCTCCGCTCCGAACGCAACTGGGGCGCCGGCGACTTCACTGATCTCGCCAACCTCACAGATTGGGTAGCTCGCGCCCTCGGCGCCGGATTTGTCGCCCTAAACCCGCTTCACGCCATCCACAACCGTCAGCCATACAACACCAGCCCCTACCTGCCGCTGTCTGCCTTTCATCGCAACTATCTATACATCGATGTCGAGGTAGTTGACGACTTCAAGCTCTGCCCCACCGCACTGGCCGTCTTCCAGGGCCCCGTGTTTCAGAAGGAACTGGCAGCCGTCCGTGCTGCCGAGTTCGTCGAATACGAACGCGTTGCCCGCCTGAAACTCGGCCTGCTCCGCCTCCTCTTTCGCCGCTTCCTACGGGAGGAATGGAGCAGAAACACCACCCGGGCGCAGGTATTCCGCAAATGGATCGCCGAGCGCGGCGACCTTCTCGATCGCTTCGCTACCTACTGTGCCCTTGACGAGTCCCTTCACAAGCAGAATCGCGACCTCTGGATCTGGCCCGACTGGCCGGAACCATACCGCAATCCGGAATCGCCTGAGGTCCGCAACTACGCGCAGACCCACTGGCGCCGCATTCTCTTCCACAAATACCTGCAATGGCAGATCGACCTCCAGCTCGACGCCGTCCAGACCCGCACCCGCCGCCTGGGCATGCCCATCGGCCTTTACCACGACGTAGCCTTGGCCACTGACCGCTGCGGCTGCGATCTCTGGGCCTACCGCGACTTCTTCGTCACTGGGGCCCGCGTCGGCTCGCCTCCCGACGATTTCGCGCCGGAAGGTCAGGACTGGGCGTTTCCGCCGCCGAACTCTGAAACCCACCGCGAGAACGGCTATCGCCTGTTCGTCGAATCCATTCGTCGCAATGCCCGCCACGGCGGCGCCCTGCGCATCGATCATGTCATGCGCTTCTTCCGCCTCTTCTGGATTCCGGACGGCGCCAACGCCGCGCATGGTACCTATGTGAACGAGCATTGGCAGGACCTGCTGCGGATCCTCGCGCTCGAGAGCGTCCGTGGCCGCTTCCTGATCGTCGGCGAAGACCTCGGCACCGTTCCCCCTTGCTTGCGCGAAGCCATGGATCAGTTCTCCATGCTGCGCTATAAGCTCTTCTACTTCGAGAAGGGAAACGACGGTCTACCCCTGCCGCCCCGTCAGTATCCCCGTAGCGCCCTGGTCTCGTCCACCACCCACGACCTGCCCACGATTGCCGGCTTCTGGGCCGGCCGCGACATCGAGGCTCGCCGGACAGCCGGCGTCCTCAACGACCAGGAGCTCTACGAACGGCAGAAGTCCGAACGCCGCGAGGAAAAACACAGGATGATCGAGGCCCTCGTGCGCGATGGCTTCCTGCCGGGTAACTTCCCTCGCGAGGCTGCTGACTGGCCGGAGCTCACCGGAGAACTGCACAACGCCGTCATCGGCTACCTCGTCACCACTCCGTCACGGCTCATGCTCTTGAACCAGGAGGACCTGACCAAGGAACTCGACCAGCAGAACCTGCCCGGCACTACCTGGCAGTACCCCAACTGGCGCCGCAAGACCATCTTCAGCGTGGAAGACCTGGCCGGCTCAAAACGTGCCGGCGACTACGCCTTGATGTTCCGCTCGTGGCTGGAACGAACCGGCCGCATCAGCGTGCCGTCCGCGGAATCGCCTCGAAGTTGA
- a CDS encoding NADH-quinone oxidoreductase subunit B family protein, giving the protein MENKIRENQIQLGEPPADLFSRIDHDSVVAPADGILMTTVDSVINWGRKNSIWPMTFGLACCAIEMMAMSASRFDIARFGAEVFRGSPRQSDLMIIAGRVSNKMAPVIRQLYQQMPEPRWVISMGACATSTGVFSNYALIPVNQVIPVDVYVPGCPPRPEQLIYAIMMLQEKIQKQTGVVKDVLNLS; this is encoded by the coding sequence ATGGAAAACAAGATCCGCGAGAACCAGATTCAACTGGGCGAGCCACCGGCCGACCTCTTCAGCCGCATAGATCACGACTCTGTTGTGGCGCCAGCCGATGGAATTCTGATGACCACGGTGGACAGCGTGATCAACTGGGGCCGGAAGAACTCGATCTGGCCTATGACGTTCGGGCTGGCCTGCTGCGCCATCGAGATGATGGCGATGAGTGCGTCGCGGTTCGACATTGCGCGCTTTGGCGCGGAAGTCTTCCGTGGGAGTCCCCGGCAGTCTGATCTGATGATCATTGCGGGCCGTGTTTCGAACAAGATGGCGCCGGTGATCCGGCAGTTGTACCAACAGATGCCTGAGCCGCGCTGGGTGATTTCCATGGGCGCCTGCGCCACCTCGACCGGCGTGTTCAGCAACTATGCTCTGATTCCGGTAAACCAGGTGATCCCGGTGGATGTGTACGTCCCCGGGTGTCCGCCGCGTCCGGAGCAGTTGATCTACGCGATCATGATGCTGCAGGAGAAGATCCAGAAGCAGACCGGCGTGGTGAAGGATGTACTGAATCTGTCCTAG
- a CDS encoding flagellar protein FlaG has translation MEIGRIEAIVELPAVSAAAPLTPQQRTEQRQLVQAVQAVNGAQIFGEGTELTFAFDRYTKGPVMRIVDKETKEVIRQVPPEYVLRLAEELDGQTAAGADY, from the coding sequence ATGGAAATTGGTCGGATCGAGGCTATCGTCGAGTTGCCAGCCGTTTCGGCGGCTGCGCCACTTACCCCTCAACAGCGGACGGAGCAAAGGCAATTGGTGCAAGCGGTGCAGGCCGTGAACGGGGCGCAGATCTTTGGCGAGGGTACGGAACTGACGTTTGCCTTCGACAGGTACACAAAAGGGCCAGTGATGCGAATTGTGGACAAGGAAACGAAAGAGGTGATCCGGCAGGTGCCTCCTGAGTATGTGTTGAGGCTGGCTGAGGAGTTGGACGGGCAGACCGCCGCGGGGGCCGACTACTAG